The Candidatus Eisenbacteria bacterium genomic interval GACGCGCAATCTCGATTTTGTGTACGAACGTTACTGCGTCTATCAGTTCGCGACCTCGATGGCCGCGCGCAAGCGGGGCGTCCCGCTCATACTTGAAGTCAATGCTTCAACGGACGAATTCAAGCTGACGGACGGTCTCGGCTTGAGACCGCTCGCTGCCCTTGTGGAGAGAGTGTTGACCAGGAGAGCAGACGCCGTGATAACCGTCTCGGGTTTTCTCAGGGACCGTCTGGTGCGCAGGGGCGTCCCGCCGGAGAAGATCCACGTGATGCACAACGGTGTGAACCTTTCCAAATTTTGTCCGGACACGCCGGGTGACGCGATTCGGCGGACGTTCGAATTGTCGCGAGAGGACGTCGTTGCGGGCTTTGTCGGAGGATTCTCCGCTTGGCACGGGGCACACCTTCTGCTCGACGTGGCACCTCTTGCCGTGAAAGAAAACAAGAGAATCCGCTTCTTCATGGTGGGGGGAAGAGAAGGGAGCCCCAGGTTCGAACGTTTTCGAAAAAGCGTGCGCGAGAGGGGGCTCACCGAGATATTCCGCTTTGCGGGAGAGGTGCCTCGGGAACGCGTTCCCGAGCACATAGCTGCCATGGATGTCGCCGTAATATCCTGGGCGACAGATTATGGCTCTCCGACCAAGACCTTCGAGTACATGGCAATGGCCAAGGCGCTGGTTGCTCCACGGGTTGCGGCGCTAGAAGAAGTCTTGACGCACGAGAAAACGGCTCTGCTTGTGGCCGCCGCCGACGTGCAGGACATGGCCAGGGCCATCGTGCGTCTCGCTTCTGATCGGAATCTGCGGGACAGTCTCGGCGCGAACGCGAGGAGGGCGGTCGAGGAGAAATATAACTGGGACCGTAACGCGGCCGCGACCGTCGAGATCGCGAAGGGTCTTATTGGATAGAAAAGTGTCACGGAAATGGAGAAAGAGAGAAGTCGTGTGACGAGAGTCATGTATTTCAGCGACGCCCCCTATTTTGGCGGAGCGGAAAGGTACCTCGAGCTTCTCATCTCGGGACTCAACAGGGAGGCGTACGAGCCCTGCGTCCTGACAACCGGAGGAGCGCGACTCCGGGACTTCCGAGAGCGGCTTGCAAAAGCGGGAGTGGCCGTCTTCGAGATTTCTCTGAGCGGTCCTTACGACGTGCCGGGATACATCGAGATCGTGAGGATCGTCAGGAAGTGGAAGCCCGATCTCTTGCACATAAACCTTCCAGGAACGTACGAC includes:
- a CDS encoding glycosyltransferase family 4 protein, whose product is MKILYVCSDPSIRPGSRGGGFTTHMEEMIESFRKLGNEVVVVDTKTGSHEGPQAANPKSDCLEKDDPRTERTRNEGSQEVGPSVARSRGVDWRNARKVPRVLRVTLRDLFYCLHNAGFYFRVAAVLKKTRNLDFVYERYCVYQFATSMAARKRGVPLILEVNASTDEFKLTDGLGLRPLAALVERVLTRRADAVITVSGFLRDRLVRRGVPPEKIHVMHNGVNLSKFCPDTPGDAIRRTFELSREDVVAGFVGGFSAWHGAHLLLDVAPLAVKENKRIRFFMVGGREGSPRFERFRKSVRERGLTEIFRFAGEVPRERVPEHIAAMDVAVISWATDYGSPTKTFEYMAMAKALVAPRVAALEEVLTHEKTALLVAAADVQDMARAIVRLASDRNLRDSLGANARRAVEEKYNWDRNAAATVEIAKGLIG